One Streptomyces sp. CNQ-509 DNA window includes the following coding sequences:
- a CDS encoding methylase: protein MVSPERSWRAAPPGRGARPVGSVTRGTTHPNRLRRMDRWIAAAHGAALRRTARAEGRAVAVDLGYGATPWTAVELLARLRAACPRAEVAGVEIDPERVAAARPYAREGLTFLRGGFEVPLPGGARPALIRAANVLRQYGEEEVPAAWARLTARLGADGLLVEGTCDEAGRRHVWVALGPEGPRTVTFAAHLATLPSPSDLAERLPKALIHRNVPGEPVHAFLRDVDRAWSAAAPYAPLGARQRWIRTASALSADWPLTDGPGRWRQGELTVPWAAVAPRGWTA from the coding sequence ATGGTGTCCCCGGAGCGGTCCTGGCGGGCCGCGCCTCCCGGGCGGGGCGCGCGGCCCGTCGGGTCCGTGACGCGGGGGACGACCCATCCCAACCGGCTGCGCCGCATGGACCGCTGGATCGCCGCCGCCCACGGCGCCGCCCTGCGCCGTACGGCGCGCGCCGAGGGCCGGGCCGTCGCCGTCGACCTCGGATACGGTGCCACCCCCTGGACCGCCGTCGAACTGCTGGCCCGGCTCCGCGCGGCGTGCCCGCGGGCCGAGGTCGCGGGTGTGGAGATCGATCCGGAGCGCGTGGCCGCCGCCCGTCCGTACGCCCGCGAGGGGCTGACGTTCCTGCGCGGCGGCTTCGAGGTCCCGCTGCCCGGCGGTGCCCGCCCGGCGCTGATCCGGGCGGCCAACGTGCTGCGGCAGTACGGCGAGGAGGAGGTTCCGGCGGCGTGGGCGCGGCTCACGGCGCGGCTCGGCGCGGACGGGCTGCTGGTGGAGGGGACCTGCGACGAGGCGGGCCGGCGGCACGTGTGGGTGGCTCTGGGCCCGGAGGGCCCCCGTACCGTCACCTTCGCCGCCCACCTGGCGACCCTCCCCTCGCCCTCGGACCTGGCGGAGCGGCTGCCGAAGGCGCTGATCCACCGCAACGTCCCGGGCGAGCCGGTGCACGCGTTCCTCCGCGACGTCGACCGCGCCTGGTCGGCCGCGGCCCCGTACGCACCCCTGGGCGCCCGGCAGCGCTGGATCCGTACGGCGAGCGCCCTGTCGGCGGACTGGCCGCTGACCGACGGGCCGGGCCGCTGGCGCCAGGGCGAGCTGACGGTCCCCTGGGCGGCGGTGGCCCCGCGGGGCTGGACGGCCTAG
- the mshA gene encoding D-inositol-3-phosphate glycosyltransferase, whose translation MSHHLSRLRALARHRRPRRVAMLSVHTSPLHQPGTGDAGGMNVYIVELARRLAEIGVEVEVFTRAASAGLPPAVELAPGVLVRHVAAGPYEGLAKEDLPAQLCAFTHGVMQAEAGHRPGYYDLVHSHYWLSGQVGWLAAERWGVPLVHAMHTMAKVKNAALATGDSAEPPARVIGESQVVRAADRLIANTDDEAHDLVRHYDADPARVAIVRPGVNLDVFRPGGPEGPAGSRARARAALGLPQDAFVPLFAGRIQPLKAPDVLLRAVALLLERDPALRERLVVPVVGGPSGTGLARPAALQKLAAKLGISDVVRFTPPVAQQALARWFRAASVLVMPSYSESFGLVALEAQACGTPVVAAAVGGLPVAVRDGVTGLLVDGHDPADFADALGRLAADAALAGRMGAAAAGHAAGFGWDAAARATADVYAAAIAGYSHAVAPRLPSPHG comes from the coding sequence GTGAGCCACCACCTGTCCCGGCTCCGCGCGCTCGCGCGGCACCGGCGGCCGCGTCGCGTCGCCATGCTCTCCGTGCACACCTCCCCCCTCCATCAGCCGGGTACCGGCGACGCCGGGGGCATGAACGTCTACATCGTCGAACTCGCCCGCCGCCTCGCCGAGATAGGCGTCGAGGTCGAGGTCTTCACCCGTGCCGCCTCCGCCGGCCTCCCGCCGGCCGTCGAGCTGGCGCCCGGGGTGCTCGTACGGCACGTGGCCGCCGGCCCGTACGAGGGGCTCGCCAAGGAGGATCTGCCCGCGCAGCTCTGCGCGTTCACGCACGGCGTGATGCAGGCCGAGGCCGGTCACCGCCCCGGCTACTACGACCTCGTGCACTCCCACTACTGGCTCTCCGGCCAGGTCGGCTGGCTCGCCGCCGAGCGCTGGGGCGTGCCGCTCGTGCACGCGATGCACACCATGGCCAAGGTGAAGAACGCCGCCCTCGCCACCGGCGACAGCGCCGAGCCGCCCGCCCGCGTGATCGGCGAGAGCCAGGTCGTACGGGCCGCGGACCGGCTCATCGCCAACACCGACGACGAGGCCCACGACCTCGTCCGCCACTACGACGCCGACCCCGCCCGCGTCGCCATCGTGCGCCCCGGCGTGAACCTCGACGTCTTCCGCCCCGGGGGTCCTGAAGGACCCGCCGGCTCCCGCGCCCGGGCCCGCGCCGCGCTCGGGCTGCCGCAGGACGCCTTCGTGCCGCTGTTCGCCGGCCGCATACAGCCGCTCAAGGCCCCCGACGTGCTGCTGCGCGCCGTGGCGCTGCTCCTGGAGCGGGATCCTGCGCTGCGCGAGCGGCTGGTGGTGCCGGTGGTGGGCGGGCCGAGCGGGACCGGTCTCGCCAGGCCGGCGGCGCTGCAGAAGCTGGCGGCGAAGCTGGGGATCTCCGACGTCGTACGGTTCACGCCGCCGGTGGCGCAGCAGGCGCTGGCCCGCTGGTTCCGGGCGGCGTCGGTGCTGGTGATGCCGTCGTACAGCGAGTCGTTCGGGCTGGTCGCGCTGGAGGCGCAGGCGTGCGGGACGCCGGTGGTGGCGGCGGCGGTCGGCGGGCTGCCGGTCGCGGTGCGCGACGGCGTCACGGGGCTGCTGGTCGACGGCCACGACCCGGCGGACTTCGCCGACGCGCTGGGGCGGCTCGCCGCCGATGCGGCGCTGGCCGGCCGGATGGGCGCGGCGGCGGCCGGGCACGCGGCGGGCTTCGGCTGGGACGCCGCCGCCCGCGCGACGGCCGACGTATACGCGGCGGCGATCGCCGGGTACTCCCACGCCGTAGCACCTCGCCTACCATCGCCGCATGGCTGA
- a CDS encoding YbjN domain-containing protein, with protein sequence MAEAASTDGRAASTDTAAAGKVVEDTLREAGIAYESPAPGTYVVSLPGTRKLSTTCQLIVGRHSLSVNAFVIRHPDENEAGVHRWLLERNTRLYGVGFAVDRLGDIYLVGRLPLAAVTPKELDRVLGTVLETADGSFNRLLELGFATAIRKEYAWRTSRGESTRNLEAFTHLTRPERPEQPERPE encoded by the coding sequence ATGGCTGAGGCAGCGAGCACGGACGGCAGGGCAGCGAGCACGGACACGGCCGCCGCGGGCAAGGTCGTCGAGGACACCCTCCGCGAGGCCGGGATCGCGTACGAGTCGCCCGCCCCGGGCACGTACGTCGTCTCCCTGCCCGGCACCCGGAAGCTCTCGACCACCTGCCAGCTCATCGTCGGCAGGCACTCCCTGTCGGTGAACGCCTTCGTGATCCGCCACCCCGACGAGAACGAGGCCGGCGTCCACCGCTGGCTGCTGGAGCGCAACACCCGGCTGTACGGGGTGGGTTTCGCGGTCGACCGGCTCGGCGACATCTACCTCGTCGGGCGGCTGCCGCTGGCCGCGGTGACGCCAAAGGAGCTGGACCGGGTGCTGGGCACGGTGCTGGAGACGGCGGACGGCAGCTTCAACAGGCTGCTGGAGCTGGGGTTCGCGACGGCGATCCGCAAGGAGTACGCGTGGCGTACGAGCCGCGGGGAGTCGACGCGCAACCTGGAGGCGTTCACGCACCTGACGCGCCCGGAGCGCCCGGAGCAGCCGGAGCGCCCGGAGTAG
- a CDS encoding TetR/AcrR family transcriptional regulator: MTARGGVRAEQRAQTRRALLRESRRLFAGRGYGAVGLAEIVRASGVTKGALYHHFDGKADLFRAVLEEVQQEVGRRVAAAAGRHPDPWDQLTAGCREFLTASTDPELQRIMLVDGPAVLGWSEWRAMDEAASARHLTEALTELVAAGVVARQPVAPLAHLLSGAMNEAALWLAADAGPDDLAATWAALARMMDALRTTPGAPAAPGAPGASGA, translated from the coding sequence ATGACCGCGCGCGGCGGAGTCAGGGCGGAGCAGCGGGCGCAGACCAGACGGGCGCTGCTGCGCGAGAGCCGGCGCCTCTTCGCGGGCCGCGGCTACGGGGCCGTGGGGCTGGCCGAGATCGTGCGCGCGTCCGGCGTGACGAAGGGCGCGCTGTACCACCACTTCGACGGCAAGGCGGACCTCTTCCGCGCCGTCCTGGAGGAGGTGCAGCAGGAGGTCGGCAGGCGGGTCGCGGCGGCCGCCGGGCGGCACCCGGACCCCTGGGACCAACTGACCGCCGGCTGCCGCGAGTTCCTCACCGCCAGCACCGACCCCGAGCTGCAGCGGATCATGCTCGTGGACGGGCCCGCGGTGCTGGGGTGGAGCGAGTGGCGGGCGATGGACGAGGCGGCGTCGGCGCGGCACCTGACGGAGGCGCTGACGGAGCTGGTCGCGGCGGGGGTGGTGGCACGGCAGCCGGTGGCGCCGCTGGCGCACCTGCTGTCGGGGGCGATGAACGAGGCGGCGCTCTGGCTGGCCGCCGACGCCGGTCCCGACGATCTCGCCGCCACCTGGGCGGCGCTGGCGCGGATGATGGACGCGCTCCGTACTACTCCGGGCGCTCCGGCTGCTCCGGGCGCTCCGGGCGCGTCAGGTGCGTGA
- a CDS encoding VOC family protein, with the protein MELTSFYPVIGTSRLTESRDFYVRLMGFEVTFEADWYVSLRRPGDPAYELALLDPEHPTVPEGHRASARGLLLNFEVADVDAEWERLVVREGLRPELELRSEDFGQRHFIVADPNGILIDVITPIAPTGEFAGQYAAR; encoded by the coding sequence ATGGAGCTGACCAGTTTCTATCCGGTGATCGGCACGAGCCGGCTGACCGAGTCCCGGGACTTCTACGTCCGGCTGATGGGCTTCGAGGTCACCTTCGAGGCGGACTGGTACGTGAGCCTGCGCCGCCCCGGCGACCCGGCGTACGAGCTGGCCCTCCTCGACCCGGAGCACCCCACGGTCCCCGAGGGCCACCGGGCGTCCGCGCGGGGGCTGCTGCTCAACTTCGAGGTCGCGGACGTGGACGCGGAGTGGGAGCGGCTCGTCGTCCGCGAGGGGCTGCGGCCGGAACTGGAGCTGCGCAGCGAGGACTTCGGGCAGCGGCACTTCATCGTCGCGGACCCGAACGGGATCCTCATCGACGTGATCACGCCGATCGCGCCGACGGGCGAGTTCGCCGGGCAGTACGCGGCGCGGTAG
- a CDS encoding NUDIX hydrolase: MKEHPAHPAPPIRAAGCVLWRTAPGVPGGLEIALVHRPKYDDWSHPKGKLKQGEEPLAAAVREVAEETGMACEPGAPLPTTRYRVADGRPKEIRYWAARAAAGTFVPSREVDRVVWLPPAAARHRLTQGHDRALVDALLATLPSEAA, encoded by the coding sequence GTGAAGGAGCACCCGGCCCACCCGGCCCCACCGATCCGCGCCGCGGGCTGCGTCCTGTGGCGTACCGCACCCGGCGTCCCCGGCGGGCTGGAGATCGCTCTCGTTCACCGTCCCAAGTACGACGACTGGTCCCACCCCAAGGGCAAGCTCAAGCAGGGCGAGGAGCCCCTGGCCGCCGCGGTCCGCGAGGTGGCCGAGGAGACCGGCATGGCCTGCGAGCCCGGCGCCCCGCTGCCCACGACCCGCTACCGGGTGGCGGACGGCCGCCCCAAGGAGATCCGCTACTGGGCCGCCCGGGCGGCCGCGGGCACGTTCGTCCCCAGCCGCGAGGTGGACCGCGTCGTCTGGCTGCCACCGGCCGCGGCCCGCCACCGGCTGACCCAGGGCCACGACCGTGCCCTCGTCGACGCTCTCCTGGCGACCCTGCCCTCCGAGGCGGCCTGA